From the genome of Actinomycetota bacterium:
CCCGCGGCATCCAGGACCTCGGGGAGCATCCCCCGGTTCAGCAGGTCGACGCGCTCGTCCATGATGGTGAGGCGGCGGCTCAGCTCAGCGTCCCGGCGCGCGAGAGCGATCATGGCGGCCTCCAGCATGCGCAGCGCGATGCCCCCCATCTCTTCCAGCCGCTCCAGGACGGAACTGGAGCGGGGCAAGCTGTGGGCTGACTCCCCGATCTTGGCGATGTTGACCGCCATGTCGCCGACGCGTTCCAGATGCCCGTTCACATGCACCAAAGCGGTGAGCAGGCGCAGGTCCGACGCCCAAACCGGACTCTGGAGGGCGTACAGGGCGACGATCTGTCGTTCTACGCGCAGGTAGTAGTCGTCGATCTCGTCGTCGCCCGCGATCACCCGTCGGTACACCTCGGGGTCCCCCCCAGACAGCCCGACGATGGACAACTCGAACTGGCGCTGGGCAGCCACTGCCATAGCCTGGACGTCGTCCTCCAGGGCGGCGAGTAGCTGCCGGAACAACGGGCGACCGTCATCGTGCATGGCGTGACCCTCTCCACGATGAAGATATGCCTGCTGGAAAGCACCGGGTCATG
Proteins encoded in this window:
- the phoU gene encoding phosphate signaling complex protein PhoU gives rise to the protein MHDDGRPLFRQLLAALEDDVQAMAVAAQRQFELSIVGLSGGDPEVYRRVIAGDDEIDDYYLRVERQIVALYALQSPVWASDLRLLTALVHVNGHLERVGDMAVNIAKIGESAHSLPRSSSVLERLEEMGGIALRMLEAAMIALARRDAELSRRLTIMDERVDLLNRGMLPEVLDAAGDRGLLAWCVDMHLVSRQVERVGDHAVDIGEQVAYLVTGEFEEFTDASHPEVEHPDLRPAQGPGSGVSGGG